The window ACCTATCAGACTCGGAAGACGTAATCAGCCGTAAATTTAGCCGTGCTGTAACGGATTCTGAATCTTCTGTGAGATTTGATAAGGAGAATAAGCCAGGGGTAAGTAACTTACTGGAGATATTGGCATCGGTTAATGGAGAAAGTATTGAATTACTTGAAGAAAAGTTTTCTGGATCTGGCTATGGAGAATTAAAGCAGGCAGTTGCACAGGCCGTTTTGACAGAAATATTGCCTCTCCAGAAGGAGTATCGCAAGCTACGTGCGGATGAGGGGCATTTAGATACTATATTGCATAGAGGTAGAGAAAGAGTTGCTCCGCTTGCCCAGTACAAATTGGCTCAACTCAAGTCTATCATTGGACTAGTGTAAAAAATACAATACTCTTTTACAGAGTAGAGATGATAAAAATCATAAAATATATTGACAAAGCATAAGGAGTTTGATAAACTAGAGTCAATCTAGTTCATTTAAAACCAAAAACAAAAACAAAAACCAAGTAACATTTTTCCCATAAAACTTTGTAAGTCGCTTGGTCTCCATAAAGGCGACTTACTTGTTTTGTGAACAGTAGGGTAACTCCGACCTGTAGACATCCCCCTTGTCTCGGGTCGGGCTTCCCCTACTGTTCTAGGGTGCCTCATCGAGAGAGGCGAATCATCCCCGACAGATAAATCCTTGTTAAAGCTAAGATAGGGTAGGTCACCGACTTGTACTATCACCAAAGCTTTATAGATAACCAGCCAAGCCTACAAGGCAAAGTTGGTTAACAGAGACTTGTCTAGACGGATGGTAGGGAAATAGGCTAGACAAACAAAAGTGTACCTTATCTCGAAAAAAGTCAGCCTAAACTTGGATAGCTAGGCTTAAATAAGCTTAGATACCCGTATATCGGGGCAGCACGTGCCAATTGAATCTTTCTCTTTAGGGCAGATGTGACTGCCCCGTAACCAATTACTTATTTTAGAGATCACCCATTTGTTAGGGTGATTTTTTGTTAGGGAATGATTATTCATGAAAAGACTTCGGCTGATTGCGATATTAAGTAGAAACTGTTTGGTATTGAGTGGAAATATCAAACAGTTAAATGACGAGTCGTATAAGAAAGTAGGTCAGTATAATGAATAAAAAAAGTAGTCGATAGAAAATTCCAAATACTGTAAATAAAATTGGTATTCAATATTATATAATTTGTATTCAAATAATCTACTGTGGAAAAACTGTCGAAAAATAGCGATAATAGTAATAGTATGCGTGATGCACCCCACCGACAGCTTGCCCTCTATATTTCGGTAACGATTTTTGCTTTACTGCTCTCGTCTAGCGTAGTGGGCTTCTTGCTGCTTACTACATCACCTAGGGATATTGGTAGCTTAGGGGTGACCATTTGGTTTATTGCACTATTCATACTAGTAGTATCTGGCTTGATTCTGCTGCGCTACGGCTTTTCTTACCGTAAACATCCTGAAGCTCAGGAGAGATTATTAATTTATAAATCTTCGATTAGAAATAGTGTTGTGATGGGGCTATTTATTGTAATTGGTCTGGCAATGCAGAGTTTACGTATGTTGAATCTGGGTGATATACTGCTCTTCTTGCTAACTCTTGCTATAATTGAACTATATTTTCGAACAAAGAAGTCATGAAAAATCCACTAGAAATACTTGATCAGGTTGAATCCGAATATATTACACTAATAGCCTCTGCTTCAAAACAGCAGGATTTACTTGATATTAAATCAAAGTTGATTGGCCGACAGGGGAGATTGCAACAGGTATTGAAGTCACTCGGTTCGCTGAATGTTGAGGAACGGCGCGAGGTTGGCTCTAGAGCTAATATACTCAGACAAAAAATTGAAGAAGCTATAATCTCTCGAGAGAAGACAATTGCACAATCCGAGGATAATGCATTGTCAGCGGTTGACTTATCACTTCCGTTACGCACAGAACAGCTAACTGGACATGGACATCCGACACAGTTAGTGCTTGATGATATTTATGAAGTATTTTTAAGGCTTGGCTTTGCAGTTGTTGATGGGCCGGAGGTGGAGACTGACTGGTATAATTTTGAGGTTCTAAATATGCCACCCGATCATCCGGCACGAGACATGCAGGACACCTTTTATCTAGAGGCAGATACCGGCAGGGTGCCACTTGTGCCACGTACGCATACTTCGGCGGCACAAATTCGCTATTTGGAGAATAATCAACCACCATTTAAGATTATTGTTCCAGGTAAGGTGTATCGTAATGAGGATGAAGATAGGACACACTCCTGGACTTTCTATCAAGTGGAGGGCTTGGTGGTTGGTGAGGATGTGAGTATGGCCGACCTTAAGGGAACACTATTGCATTGTGTACAGTTGTTATTGGGTCAAGACGTAAAGATACGATTTCGACCGAGCTTCTTCCCGTATACTGAGCCTTCGGTTGAGGTGGATGTATGGTATCGAGATGAGTGGCTAGAAGTTGGTGGGGCTGGCATGGTTCATCCGCATGTATTGGCTCGCGGTGGGGTTGATTCGGAGCAGTACAATGGTTTTGCTTTTGGGTTTGGCCCAGATCGCTTGGCTCTGATTCGTTATGGATTGACTGATCTGCGGAAGCTTTGGCGACCTAATTTACTGATGAGCGAAGAATTATGAAAATTGCCGTTGCAACCCTTAATCGATATTTGAAAAACCATCGGACTGTTGATGAGATTGTTGAACTATTGGCTCGAACCGAAATTGAAGTTGAGGAGATTATTCGCTCTAATGCATTGGATCCGGGTATTATTTTAGTGAAAACCATACAGGTTGAGCCTCATCCAAACGCTGATCGCCTACGGCTAGTGACAGTTAGTACTGGCACTAAAAAGATTCGAGTTGTCTGTGGTGCACCAAATGTGACGGTTGGTCAGCGTGTTGGATTGGTTCAGCCGGGTGCTAAGTTGCCAGACGGGACAAAAATTGAAACCTCGAAGATTCGTGGTGAGACTTCGCACGGCATGCTTGCTAGTGCTAAGGAGCTCGGTCTGAGCGATGATCATACAGGAATTCATGTCTTTGAAGAGGATCAGCATAAGCTTGGTACATCATTGTGCGACATTGTATTTTCTGGAGATGTGCTGGACATTAAGACACCTGCAAATAGGTGGGATTTTTTGAGTGGGGTAGGGATAGCGCGGGAAATTGCTGTTTATGACTCAGGGCAGGGGGTGGTGGAGCCAGTTGTGGGTGAGTATGAATATAAAAAAACAGAATTTGTAAATGTCAAGGCTAGGGAAGAGAATCGTCGCTTTATGTCTGCTAAGTTGCGCGTTAAGAATAATGTAAAAAGTCCTACATGGCTTGTGGATAACTTGTCCGCTAACGGCATTGCGACACACAATCCAGTGGTTGATGTTACTAATTTTGTGATGCTTGAAATGGGTCAACCAAGTCATGCTTATGATGCTACAGCACTGACTGGCCCACTCGAGGTCCGTTATGCTAGAAAAAATGAAAAAATTACCACACTTGATGATGAGTTGCGCGATTTAGATAGTCGAGACCTAGTAATTTGTGATGCTAATGGACCGATTGGGCTAGCTGGTGTAATGGGTGGAAAAGCATCGCAGATTCAGCCTGAAACAACTGAGATTATCCTGGAGGCTGCACATTGGGATAAGGCAACTATTCGTAAGTCAGCCACCCGACACGGTTTACGCACAGAAGCGTCGGCTCGGTATGAGCGCTCTCTCCCACTCCCCTTGCCCGAAAAAGCTTTTGCTCGGCTACTCGACCTCTTGCAAGAAATTTGTGATGCCAAGATCATTGATGGTCCGTACGATCAACTTTATGGCTGGCCGTGGCAACAATTTTTAGGTGTTCGAGTTCGTCGAGCTGAGAAATTTTTAGGCATGCAAATTGATGAGGGTCAAGTTATAAAGGGGCTGCGCTCGCTCGGTTTTAAAGTAGATCACTTCTCTATCACAAAAGAACTCAAGAGCCATATCGGTAAGCCCTATCGTTGGGGTGCTAATTATCGAGCTGATGGCGAGACAGCTTTTGATTGCTCATATCTGGTAGACAGGATTTATTCTAAGTTAGGTATCTTTGTTGGCCACACGTCATTAGGGCAATTTCATACTGGCAGGCCGGTTGAGGTAAATCATTTAAAACCTGGTGATGTATTGTTTTATGAGGGCAAGATTGAAAAATCAGTTACCGATCATTATTATCTAATGAACCAGGATGGTGTAAAGACCCGCTATAACCTGGAAGAGCCAGAGAAAGTTGGGCACAATGGTATTTATTTGGGTGGCGGAAAGGTTGTTCAGGCAGCTCAGTATAAGTATAAGCAGGGTGATTGGGTGCTTCGAGATGAAGGCGGTGTGATTGTCTCCCCTGTTGAGGAGTTTATTGAGAATCCTGGCTATTTGGGTGCGCGTCGTTATGTGGAAAGCTTTAATCATATTTTAGCGGTTGAAGTACCATGGTGGCGCACGGATATTCGTCTGGAAGCTGATATGTATGAGGAGATTGCAAAAATAGTTGGCTACGACTCAATGCCAGAAACGCTGCCAAAAATTGCGCCAATGCCAGAGTTGAGTCAGTCTAACTTGGTTGCGATGCGTGAATTGCGCCGTAAGTTAGTGCATATTGGTGGCACAGATGTGGCAACTTATAGCTTTATTTCAGAAGAAGATGCGCTGCGAACCAAGCTTAATCCTCAGAAATTACCGATAGTGGCGAACCCACGTTCTCCTGAGCAAAAGTATTTACGATCCGACCTTCTGGCTAGTCATTTAGTGATGTGGCAGAAAAATAGTGTTTATAAATTGAGTCAAATTACTTTTGAGTTCTCACGGGTTTTTCAAAGTTCAGGTAGAGATGGTGATTTACCGATAGAAAAATGGCAGCTAGCGATTAGTAGCGTTGGGTCAGATAGCCTAATGTATTTGCAGGCTTTTATGCATGGCTTTTTGTCTAGTGTAAAGCTGGAGCCAACATTTGGTGATATTGGGTCTACCGATGATAGATTAGTGCCACAATGTTCGGCACAGATGATGCTGGGTGATACGAAACTCGGTGTGATTGGGCGAGTTAGTACACCGATATGGCGAGAGTTTAATTTGTCGCAACCAGTGAGCTTTGCAGTGTTTGATGTGGATGCCCTACTGCAACCCAGAGATTATGCAAAAGTTAGAAATTTGCCGGAGTATCAGTTAGTACAGCGTGATATGAGCTTGGAAGTTCAGACCAATGTAGCGTGGCAGTCAATTTTAGACGCATTAAAAGACTATGACCAATTAGTAACTATCAATTACTTGGATAGTTATTCCAATCAGGTACTCAGTAAAGCTGGGCGACGGGTGTTAACAATTAGGGTGCGCTTAGATTTGGGTGCACAACCGTCTTTGGAAGTAATCCAGGCTGCTGAATCAGATATTGTAACTAGGCTTCAGCAAGAGTGTCCGCAGGCAGATTTGCGGTTACGATAAATAATCTGCCTAAGGCAAGAATATTGACACCATTAAACACTCTTGCGGGCCGTCCGCTACGTGCTATGATATATCTAGATAAGCGTGAGGGGTATGAGTAGCTACATATAGCTAACATTTTACTTCTAAAATATATCAATGCCTGAGGAAAGAAAGAAACAAGCTATTAGAACAAAGCACTGGTTTTTAGTGCTTTTGCCTCTGTTTATCTTATTACTTTTAAATGCATGGGCTGCAGTTTTTGTTGAGGGTGTGATATATCCTGGCGTTAAAGTTGCGGGACAAGATGTTTCGGGGCTAACACGCCAGCAGGCGATATCTTTTTTGCAGTCCAAGCCACTTGGCAAACAGGTTAAGCTGAATGTTGGTGGACAAGAATTTGTGGCTAGCAACGAGGAAATTGGTGCGCGCTATGATGTACCGGCTACGGTTGAGCTAGCCTATCAAAAGGGTCGTCAGTATAAGTTGCCAATTATAGGTATTATTGACTCGATGCGCACCCATCATGATATTGGTTATGCTTTTGAATTGGATTATCGTAAGCTGAGTGCTTTTACGAACCAGATAGTTGAGAAGGTTGGACAGCCAGCTAAAAATGCCTCACTAGTTATTGAAAATGGTCAAGCTACAATTCAGCCCGATATTAATGGGCTGGGCCTTGATAAGATGCGAGTAACTCAGCTTGTATCTGGTGCTTTGGCTACTGCACAAGATGGTAATTTTACTCTAGATACAGAGCCGGTTGAGGCTTCAATTAGAGCCACTGCGGTAGAGTCGACTAAATCTGAGGCGGAGGTATTGTTACAACGCTCGATTCGATTAACATATAATGATCGAGTTTTTCAGCCCAGTGCTGTTAATATTGGCTATTGGATTGTGACGCAACCAAATGATGAGGTGAACCCCAGTAAATTACAGGTGCAAATTTCGGAGGCGCAAGTTAAGGGCTATGTGCAGTCGGTGGCTAATGAAATTGATAAGGCACCTGTAAATAAAAAAGTAGTGGTTAAAAATGGTGTTTCGTCAGTTGAGCGTGAAGGTCAAGATGGAGTTGCTCTCAATCAGGATATGGTGACAAGCACTATTGTGCAAGCCATGCGTGAAAATCGAGATACTGATATTGTATTACAAACCAGTCCAGTAGCTTTTAAGACCGAAACTATTAGGACGACTAGCTTAGATGCGGCAAAATATATTGAAATTAACTTGTCGCGACAGTATATGTGGGCCTATGAGAATGGTCAGGTGGTTCACTCAGCGCCGATTACAAGTGGTGCTACAGGCGCTGGATTAGGAACGGTGACGGGACTATTTGCAATTTATTCTAAGGGTACTAATACTTACTTAAACGGCGCACAGTATGGGTATAACTATAACGTATTTGTTAACTATTGGATGCCCTTCTTTAAGGGGTATGGCTTGCATGACGCCAGTTGGCGCAATGGTCGGTTTGGTGGTCAGGATTATTATTATAATGGGTCACATGGGTGCGTTAATCTGCCAGCTGGTACGGCGGCCTTTATCTATTCGTGGTCGGATATTGGTACGCCAGTATGGGTGCATAACTAATACCAATAGCTATTTTACAATGCAGAGGTGATAAAAAACCTCTATAATCATAAGCAACATGAAAGATACTCCAAAAACTTCACAGCCAGCTCGAGTAATTAGTAATCCTTTTCCGGAGTCTACGTCGCACAATGTAGATTCTAATTCAGCGACAAAACAGGTACAAACTGAGGCTCTGGTAGAAAATCCAGAAACTACCACTTCCCCATCGGTTGCCGCTGATAATGATTTAATTGAAAAAACTTGGGTGGATGCGGTGAATAAAATAGCTCAAGAATATGCCGATGATCCTTTTGCATTACAACAGAAGCAAGCTGAGCTGACCCGTGATTACTTAAAAAAACGCTGGGGTCGGGAGATTAAGTCGGCATGAGGGCGAGCTAAATGCAGGCCGTAACAGTTCTAGCAGTATTTATTGCCCTAGCTTTTATAGGAGTGGTGATTATTGGTGTGGCGCTATTTGTGCGTCGGTCGCAACGTACTAAGGATATTGAGCGCGGTATAAAGATGGTACCCTTACTCCTCAAGCTACCGCCGGCCGAGACGGATGAAAGCCAGCGCGATGATCGTGAGAAAATTAAGGAGAATATTTCAAAGGCCGAGGGAATCTTTACGTTATTATCTGGCTTAATTACAAAGCGCAAGCTATATTCTCAGAGACATATTGCTTTTGAGATTGTAGCTCGGGGTGAGCAGATTTATTTTTATGTTGGTGTACCGGCGGCATTAACTGGCGCGGTGGAGAAGGCTTTGGTGGCAGCTTACCCAACTATTCAGATAGACCAGGCACTTGAGCATAATATCTTTAGTCAACAAGGTAAGATAGCTGGGGTGTCTGGTGGTGAGCTAAATTTAACCCAGAAAAATATTTATCCCGTCCAGACTTATAAGACATTAGAGTTCGATCCAATGAGCGGTATGATAGCCTCACTTTCCAAGCTAACCCAAGATGAAGGTGCAGCCATTCAGATTATGGTGCGCCCTGCCCCACCGAAATGGTCAAAGGGTGCGCGCGAATATGCTAAAGGGCTACTTAATCCTCAGCGTGCGAAGTCGACCGATCCGATGCATATCGCCACTCAGATTGCGAAAGCACCCTTTTCGACTCCCGATTGGCAGGCCAAAGAACAAATGAATGATCCGACCAAACAGGCCGATACGATTGACCAGAAGCTAGCTCAGGCAATTGAAGAAAAAGCTAGTGAGCCGGCTTTTGAAACGATGATTCGGATTGTAGCCAGTTCGACCGATCAGGCTCGTAGTCAACTGGTGGTGCAGGATATAGTTAATGGCTTTGCCCAGTTTAATCAGCCGGGCAGTAATGGCTTTGTTTTTCAGCCGGCTCATACGCCCAGAGAGCTTGCCCATAGCTTTATTTTTCGGATATTTCCCAGAAATCGTAGGGCGGTTATTTTAAATTCGACAGAGCTAGCAACAATTTTCCATTTGCCAGATGCAGCGGCTGAGATTGGTACGCCACTAGAGCGTAAGGGTCGTCGAGAGGTATCGGCACCGGCCGAGTTGCCAACTGAAGGCGTGGTGATTGGCTCAAACTTCTTTCAGGGCAAGGAAAAAGTGGTGCGACTATCGGATGAGGATCGTAAGCGCCATATGTATATTATTGGGCAAACCGGAACCGGTAAGTCGGTTACCCTGGAAGATCTCATCGTGCAAGATATGGCTCTGGGTAAGGGGCTATGTGTAATTGATCCACACGGTGAGTTAGCAGATGCGGTGCTGGCAAAAGTTCCACGTAGCCGTATTGATGACGTGATTTATTTTAATCCGGCCGATCTGGTGGTCCCATTGGGGCTTAATATTATGGAATTTGACCCTGAGCATCCGGAGCAGAAAGACTTTATTATTCAGGAAGTTATAAATATGCTCTATAAGCTCTACGATCCAGATAAGCAGGGAATTATTGGGCCACGTTTTGAGCATTGGTTCCGGATGGCGTCACTAACTATTATGTCCGATCCAGCTGGTGCGACGTTCTTGGAGGTGCCAAAACCATTTGTAGATGACGAATACTTGAAAGAGAAGTTTAAGTTTGTTAAAGATTCTACCGTGCAGGACTTTTGGATTAATGAGATGGGTCAGACTTCAGATTATCATAAAAGTGAGATGCTGGGTTGGTTTGTGTCAAAGTGGGGTGCCTTCCAGTCTAACGAAGTAATGCGTAATATTATTGGCCAGTATAAGAGTGCCTTTAATTTTACTGACATTATGGATACTAATAAGATTTTGATTGTGAATCTCTCAAAAGGTCAAACTGGTACGGAAAATTCTCGACTTTTGGGTATGATTTTTGTTATCAAATTACTAGCTGCGGCATTAGCTCGTTCGGGGCGTGAAAAAAGTCAGATGCCACAATTTACTCTCTACGTTGATGAGTTTCAAAACTTTTCAACTGATAGCTTTGCTACGATCCTATCGGAAGCTCGTAAGTATAACCTGTGCCTAGTGGTGGCCAACCAATTTATTGGCCAGTTGTCAGAGGAAATTAAAGGCGCTGTATTTGGTAATGTTGGTACACTGTTTACATTTAGGTGTGGGCCAGAAGATGCTGAGTTCTTGGAAAAGCAATTTGAGCCTAGCTTTGATCGAAATGATTTAGTGAATATCCCGAATCTTCAGGGTGCAATAAAGCTCATGGCGAATGGTTTACCGACCGTGCCGTTTACAATCCATCCAGTTTTTCCGCCAGTTGGTAAGCCTAATCCTGAACTTGCCATTCAGCTAAAAGAGCTGACACGTAAACGGTTTGGTCGACCCAAAGCTGAGGTCGAAGAAGAAGTTCGATTACAGTTGCGCACACGTGATAGTGCGGCGACAGAATCAGAAAAGAAGCCAGCCTCTGTGCAGGCGGGCTAGTTGCTAGATGTTGTCAGTCAGGATACAATCAGTACAACATAACAGTTTAGGGATAAAAATAGATGTTATTTCGTGATGTCGTTTCAAATATTGCATTAGGTCGTGAAAATAAAAATGTTCTAGGCTTCTATATCAAAAGAATTGCCGACGAACAATCAACTCGTGTTATTACAGCTGTTTTAGCTATCTTGATGGTGGCTTTTCAGTCGGTAACTTTTATAGCTCCACCGAAAGTTTCCGAAGCGAGTTCAGGTTCTTCGAACGATATTATTTATGGTGGGTATAAGTCCAAGGCGGATTTATTGCATAAGTTTGATACTAACCCAGAAGTTAGGGCTATTTTTGTTCGTGTAGGGATTGGCCGTGATGAAATTGTGCGATCTACGCCAAGCCGAGTAAATTCATCTTGGGATGTTTGGTCGATGGGACGCAAGCGTCATGGTGAGCAAAATATTTTAATGGACATTCCGGGAGCTCATTCAACTGTTTATTTACGGCCACTGCGGGTGTGGGGCAATAATAAATGGTTTTCTGGGCTAGAGGGCAAAACGGGAGTAGGTAAGCAGTTTTGGATACTCTACGATTGTGGTAATCCAGTATTTTCAGCTAATACACCAGGCGAGAAAGTGCCAGCTCCGTCAACTCCTCCTCCTCCTCCTCCTCCACCTCCTCCACCACCACCTCCTCCACCACCACCACCAACTCCAGAGCCAAAGGCAAGCTACTCGTGTCAGAGCTTAGCGGCATATATGGATACTGCAAATAGCAAAATGAATCCACCCTTAAAAGTTACCTTTGTAGGTACGGCGCAGGTTGAGAATACAAATATTAAGAATTATATTTTTGACTTTGGTGATGGAGAGCGGATTTCTACTGCTAAATCGCAGGTGGATCATGTCTATAAAAAATCTGGCACTTATACTGCTCGCTTAAAAGTAGAGACTACGGCCGGAACGACCGACTATACCGTGGCCTGTTCGCAGACTATTCGAGTGGTTGATCCAAAGCTAACATATAACAAGCAGGCGGTTAACTTATCTATTAAAGATAAGAATGGGAATCCAATTCAGGCTAGTGGTACAACAGCTCAGGCCGGCAATGAAATACGCTACAGTATCTCAGCAACTAATACGGGAACTGGCGTAGTTAGTGGGTTTGTTTTTGAAGAAGCGATTGCCGATATTTTAGAGTATGCCGATATTAAAGATTTGGGTGGAGCGCGGTTGGTTGAAAAGCCAATTCCGGGCCAGGAAGATAAACTGATTGAGCGCACTTTAGTCTGGGATAAGGTAGAGATTAAAGGTGGTGAGACAGCCACAAAGCAGTTTGTAGTGAAGGTGAAAAACCCAATTCCCGCCACTCCAATCGGCGCCAGCGATCAGAGCTCTTATGACTTGAAGATGGAAAACCTTTTCTTCAATAATCGAGTTGAAATCCTATTAGAGCAGCCGCCGGTTAAAAAAGTTGAACAAGTCACTCAAACACTACCTCAAACAGGTGCTGGTGTGGCTACCACTACGATGGCACTCTTTACTAGTGGTATGGTATTTATACTGTTGCGTAATCGTTTGATTAAGCGTGAGCTAGAAATATTGGCAGTCTCAGAGACAGGAGGTAGAGATGTCTGAAAAGATTAATCAAAATCCCGAGCGTGAGTCTGGAGCAAAGCATGAAAAGCTGGACTTAAAGGTTGATAAGTCAGCCGAATCTCATAAGCCATTAGAGCAAAAATCAGAAACAGCACACGAGCGCGAGAAGTCAGCCGAGCAAACACGCGAGAAGATTGAAAAATCACTTGATAAAGAAGCTGATAAAGCGCGCGAGAAACAACCTAAAACAACTGAGGTGCGTGAACCGCAGGTAGTTACCAGGGGCGCTCGAGATGCGGCATATCGTTCCACCATGCAGACTGTGCGATCTCAACTTACGCCGGTGCAACGTAATTTTTCTAAATTTATTCACGCTAAACCAGTTGAGGTAACAAGTGAATTGTTGGAAGAAACAATATTTCGCCCTAGCTTTTTGTGGGGTGGCGTGATCGGTGGGATCTTGATGGGTGCGAGCTTGTATATATTCTCCTATATACAAGGCTTTAAGTTGTCGGGTTCAGAATTTATTGTAGGGTTATTGATTGGTGGAGTTTTGGGGGTTTTAGCAGAAAAGCTATTTCGGCATAAGAAAACTACCAAAGGCCCGAACGCAAAGACTACTCACAAGAAATAGTGCAATATTACTGATTGCGTTCCTGAGTAGGTCTTGCTCATACACCTGATTTTCAGATATAATGTAGTTAATGAATACTGAACTATCAGGAGGGGTTAGGTAGCGTATGGCTGCAAAATCACAGCCCCAAGAATATACTGCATCACAAATTCAAGTACTTGAGGGTCTTGAGCCGGTACGCAAACGTCCTGGTATGTACATTGGTGGTACTGGCTCAGAGGGCTTGCACCACTTAGTTTGGGAGTTGGTTAATAACTGTATTGACGAGGCGCTGGCAGGGGTAGCAACTCGAGTTGATGTCGTGTTAGAGAAAGATGGCTGGGTCTGCGTGACTGATAATGGGAGAGGTATTCCAGTTGATAAGGTTAAGGCAACTGGCAAATCGGCACTCGAGACGGTGCTAACGGTATTGCACGCTGGTGGTAAATTTGGCGGTGGTGGATATAAGGTATCTGGTGGTTTGCACGGAGTTGGTGTTTCGGTCGTGAACGCCTTGGCAACTGACTTAATTGCAACTATTAAAAAAGATGGCAAAATCCACGAGCAGGTGTACAAGAACGGTGTACCAACGTCAGACATTAAAGTAATTGGCCAGACTAAAGATACCGGTACAGCAATCCGTTTCAAGCCAGATGAAACGATTTTTGAAACTGTACAGTTTAAATATGAAGTTATCTTAGATTATTTGCGCCATCAGGCTTACCTCACTAAAGGCGTTCAAGTTCAGTTGGTTGATGAAGTAAATGAACGGCAGTTTGGATTTTATTTTGAGGGTGGTATTCGTAGTTATGTGGAGCATCTTAATAAAGGTAAGGATGCCATTAATGAGCCAACTTTTTATGTGGAGCGTGAAAATGGTGATGTGACGGTTGAGGTGGCAATTCAATATGCCGATAGCTATAACGAGCAGGTAAAAAGTTTTGCCAATAACATTCATAACCCAGAAGGTGGTACACATCTGACGGGTTTTCGGACCGCCTTAACTCGTGTAATTAATGATTATGCTCGCAAGAATAGTCTTATCAAGGAAAAAGATGAATCTCTTACCGGAGAAGATGTGCGCGAAGGTCTGACGGCGATAATATCAGTTAAATTACCGGAGCCACAGTTTGAAGGGCAGACAAAAGGTAAATTGGGTAATCCAGAAATTCGAGGTGTAGTTGATCAGGTAGTTTCTGAATATCTAGCTTATT is drawn from bacterium and contains these coding sequences:
- the pheS gene encoding phenylalanine--tRNA ligase subunit alpha, whose protein sequence is MKNPLEILDQVESEYITLIASASKQQDLLDIKSKLIGRQGRLQQVLKSLGSLNVEERREVGSRANILRQKIEEAIISREKTIAQSEDNALSAVDLSLPLRTEQLTGHGHPTQLVLDDIYEVFLRLGFAVVDGPEVETDWYNFEVLNMPPDHPARDMQDTFYLEADTGRVPLVPRTHTSAAQIRYLENNQPPFKIIVPGKVYRNEDEDRTHSWTFYQVEGLVVGEDVSMADLKGTLLHCVQLLLGQDVKIRFRPSFFPYTEPSVEVDVWYRDEWLEVGGAGMVHPHVLARGGVDSEQYNGFAFGFGPDRLALIRYGLTDLRKLWRPNLLMSEEL
- a CDS encoding C40 family peptidase: MKIAVATLNRYLKNHRTVDEIVELLARTEIEVEEIIRSNALDPGIILVKTIQVEPHPNADRLRLVTVSTGTKKIRVVCGAPNVTVGQRVGLVQPGAKLPDGTKIETSKIRGETSHGMLASAKELGLSDDHTGIHVFEEDQHKLGTSLCDIVFSGDVLDIKTPANRWDFLSGVGIAREIAVYDSGQGVVEPVVGEYEYKKTEFVNVKAREENRRFMSAKLRVKNNVKSPTWLVDNLSANGIATHNPVVDVTNFVMLEMGQPSHAYDATALTGPLEVRYARKNEKITTLDDELRDLDSRDLVICDANGPIGLAGVMGGKASQIQPETTEIILEAAHWDKATIRKSATRHGLRTEASARYERSLPLPLPEKAFARLLDLLQEICDAKIIDGPYDQLYGWPWQQFLGVRVRRAEKFLGMQIDEGQVIKGLRSLGFKVDHFSITKELKSHIGKPYRWGANYRADGETAFDCSYLVDRIYSKLGIFVGHTSLGQFHTGRPVEVNHLKPGDVLFYEGKIEKSVTDHYYLMNQDGVKTRYNLEEPEKVGHNGIYLGGGKVVQAAQYKYKQGDWVLRDEGGVIVSPVEEFIENPGYLGARRYVESFNHILAVEVPWWRTDIRLEADMYEEIAKIVGYDSMPETLPKIAPMPELSQSNLVAMRELRRKLVHIGGTDVATYSFISEEDALRTKLNPQKLPIVANPRSPEQKYLRSDLLASHLVMWQKNSVYKLSQITFEFSRVFQSSGRDGDLPIEKWQLAISSVGSDSLMYLQAFMHGFLSSVKLEPTFGDIGSTDDRLVPQCSAQMMLGDTKLGVIGRVSTPIWREFNLSQPVSFAVFDVDALLQPRDYAKVRNLPEYQLVQRDMSLEVQTNVAWQSILDALKDYDQLVTINYLDSYSNQVLSKAGRRVLTIRVRLDLGAQPSLEVIQAAESDIVTRLQQECPQADLRLR
- a CDS encoding peptidoglycan binding domain-containing protein, encoding MPEERKKQAIRTKHWFLVLLPLFILLLLNAWAAVFVEGVIYPGVKVAGQDVSGLTRQQAISFLQSKPLGKQVKLNVGGQEFVASNEEIGARYDVPATVELAYQKGRQYKLPIIGIIDSMRTHHDIGYAFELDYRKLSAFTNQIVEKVGQPAKNASLVIENGQATIQPDINGLGLDKMRVTQLVSGALATAQDGNFTLDTEPVEASIRATAVESTKSEAEVLLQRSIRLTYNDRVFQPSAVNIGYWIVTQPNDEVNPSKLQVQISEAQVKGYVQSVANEIDKAPVNKKVVVKNGVSSVEREGQDGVALNQDMVTSTIVQAMRENRDTDIVLQTSPVAFKTETIRTTSLDAAKYIEINLSRQYMWAYENGQVVHSAPITSGATGAGLGTVTGLFAIYSKGTNTYLNGAQYGYNYNVFVNYWMPFFKGYGLHDASWRNGRFGGQDYYYNGSHGCVNLPAGTAAFIYSWSDIGTPVWVHN
- a CDS encoding type IV secretion system DNA-binding domain-containing protein; its protein translation is MQAVTVLAVFIALAFIGVVIIGVALFVRRSQRTKDIERGIKMVPLLLKLPPAETDESQRDDREKIKENISKAEGIFTLLSGLITKRKLYSQRHIAFEIVARGEQIYFYVGVPAALTGAVEKALVAAYPTIQIDQALEHNIFSQQGKIAGVSGGELNLTQKNIYPVQTYKTLEFDPMSGMIASLSKLTQDEGAAIQIMVRPAPPKWSKGAREYAKGLLNPQRAKSTDPMHIATQIAKAPFSTPDWQAKEQMNDPTKQADTIDQKLAQAIEEKASEPAFETMIRIVASSTDQARSQLVVQDIVNGFAQFNQPGSNGFVFQPAHTPRELAHSFIFRIFPRNRRAVILNSTELATIFHLPDAAAEIGTPLERKGRREVSAPAELPTEGVVIGSNFFQGKEKVVRLSDEDRKRHMYIIGQTGTGKSVTLEDLIVQDMALGKGLCVIDPHGELADAVLAKVPRSRIDDVIYFNPADLVVPLGLNIMEFDPEHPEQKDFIIQEVINMLYKLYDPDKQGIIGPRFEHWFRMASLTIMSDPAGATFLEVPKPFVDDEYLKEKFKFVKDSTVQDFWINEMGQTSDYHKSEMLGWFVSKWGAFQSNEVMRNIIGQYKSAFNFTDIMDTNKILIVNLSKGQTGTENSRLLGMIFVIKLLAAALARSGREKSQMPQFTLYVDEFQNFSTDSFATILSEARKYNLCLVVANQFIGQLSEEIKGAVFGNVGTLFTFRCGPEDAEFLEKQFEPSFDRNDLVNIPNLQGAIKLMANGLPTVPFTIHPVFPPVGKPNPELAIQLKELTRKRFGRPKAEVEEEVRLQLRTRDSAATESEKKPASVQAG